A region of Nostoc sp. 'Peltigera membranacea cyanobiont' N6 DNA encodes the following proteins:
- a CDS encoding DUF2301 domain-containing membrane protein, which yields MTTQTLSSPEVYQGQFGEFTITQSDRTSVIIYRAGLMGAALSFAIGSGLVLFNNNPILTALTPLYTCFSLALGVSLFTIHIYMASLHRMLQIFWAIGSIASVILAISNTEPLALTVYNQPLTLFGVGFIFVALTGIYFKEAFCFNRLETKVLTLIVPLLLLGHLVGILPVEAESVLLGIWATLFLVFALRKTVQAIAADIGDKSVFTYLKEQRLAKV from the coding sequence ATGACTACGCAAACACTATCTTCACCAGAAGTTTATCAAGGTCAGTTTGGGGAATTTACAATTACTCAGAGCGATCGCACTAGCGTGATTATCTACCGTGCCGGCTTAATGGGAGCAGCACTGAGCTTTGCCATCGGTAGCGGTTTGGTTTTGTTCAACAATAACCCGATTTTAACTGCACTTACACCTTTATATACTTGTTTTAGTCTCGCTCTTGGTGTAAGTTTATTTACCATTCATATCTACATGGCATCACTGCATCGAATGTTGCAAATTTTTTGGGCTATCGGTAGTATAGCGTCAGTGATTCTGGCAATCTCTAATACTGAACCTTTAGCTCTGACTGTTTACAATCAGCCTCTCACCTTATTTGGAGTTGGTTTTATTTTCGTTGCTTTGACAGGGATTTATTTTAAAGAGGCTTTTTGCTTCAATCGTTTGGAAACCAAAGTATTAACCCTAATAGTACCGCTACTGTTGTTAGGACATTTGGTGGGAATTTTACCAGTTGAGGCTGAAAGTGTTTTATTAGGAATTTGGGCAACGTTGTTTTTGGTATTTGCCTTGAGAAAGACAGTGCAAGCAATTGCTGCTGATATTGGAGATAAGTCTGTATTTACTTACTTAAAAGAACAACGTTTAGCTAAGGTTTAA
- a CDS encoding metallophosphoesterase family protein has protein sequence MMIWFTADTHFGHKKILEYTERPFSSVEEMDEALIENWNSKVSAHDEVYHVGDVGLCSPQKLQKILQRLNGKIYLIRGNHDKAAEACKDRFEWIKDYYELTMPDSEAYQGRQLIVLLHYAMRVWQASHYGTCHLYGHSHGQLPDDSTSLSFDVGVDCHNYAPINYNDVKRILKTKNWIAPQLRGD, from the coding sequence ATGATGATTTGGTTTACTGCTGATACTCATTTCGGGCATAAAAAAATCTTAGAGTACACAGAAAGACCGTTTTCTTCTGTTGAGGAGATGGATGAAGCATTAATTGAGAACTGGAACAGCAAAGTCTCTGCTCATGATGAAGTGTATCATGTAGGAGATGTTGGACTGTGTTCTCCTCAGAAATTACAGAAAATTCTTCAACGGCTTAACGGTAAAATATATCTGATTCGTGGCAATCACGATAAAGCAGCCGAAGCTTGTAAAGACCGTTTTGAGTGGATCAAAGATTATTACGAGTTGACAATGCCAGATTCTGAGGCATATCAAGGCAGACAATTAATCGTTCTGTTGCACTATGCTATGAGAGTTTGGCAAGCTTCTCACTACGGTACTTGTCATCTTTACGGACACTCACATGGTCAATTACCTGACGATTCCACGTCTTTATCTTTTGATGTGGGGGTAGATTGCCATAATTATGCACCTATAAATTACAATGATGTTAAACGTATTTTGAAAACAAAAAACTGGATAGCTCCCCAACTGAGGGGAGATTAG
- a CDS encoding peptidase has translation MRSFRKYHRTLAIILALPLAVTLLTGIAVTLVGEWSANLGVPRSLLLSIHRGEIFGLEGIYPILNGLGLLGLLVTGLSMTSLFGRKKPKSGNN, from the coding sequence ATGCGTTCATTTCGCAAATACCACCGGACTCTAGCGATTATTTTGGCTTTACCGCTTGCTGTAACATTGTTAACTGGTATTGCAGTTACGCTGGTAGGTGAATGGTCAGCTAACCTTGGAGTTCCTCGTAGTCTACTGCTTTCGATTCATCGTGGTGAAATCTTCGGTTTAGAGGGAATCTACCCGATTTTGAACGGACTAGGGCTATTGGGGTTATTGGTTACTGGATTAAGTATGACTAGTTTGTTTGGTAGGAAAAAGCCAAAATCTGGAAATAATTAG
- a CDS encoding DUF4363 domain-containing protein, with translation MKRLIYIIPVAAIGLLTLVGCNSDQKSTTQTPATTETTAATTVSKTPVATQGGFDTLVGVVSNTKTAVQAGKFDTAQQEFNKFENAWSKVEDGVKTKSSKTYNVIEDTATQVKGSLKAKDKAKSLKGLQTLNTNIATVSK, from the coding sequence ATGAAACGCTTAATCTACATCATCCCTGTTGCCGCAATTGGTTTACTGACATTGGTCGGATGCAACAGCGATCAAAAATCTACTACCCAGACTCCTGCTACCACTGAAACAACTGCGGCGACAACAGTATCAAAAACTCCTGTTGCTACACAGGGAGGTTTTGATACTTTGGTCGGTGTAGTTTCAAATACAAAAACTGCGGTTCAAGCCGGAAAGTTTGACACAGCCCAACAGGAATTTAATAAGTTTGAAAACGCTTGGTCTAAGGTTGAGGATGGTGTCAAAACTAAATCTTCAAAAACCTATAATGTAATCGAAGATACTGCGACCCAGGTGAAGGGTTCGCTGAAAGCTAAAGATAAAGCGAAATCTCTTAAAGGGTTACAAACGCTTAACACAAATATCGCCACTGTTTCTAAGTAA
- a CDS encoding prolyl oligopeptidase family serine peptidase, which produces MPPLQRHVTSTDSYNYLLFLPDGLHPDGDRNEIQQALLPTILFLHGAGQRGSDLDDVRKHGVAKVVEQQSDFPFIVISPQCPRREYWNIERLSTLLDEVIASCAVDPDRVYLTGLSMGGYGTWHLAAAQPERFAAIAPICGGGNPQAAGKLKNLPVWAFHGAKDNVVPLSESEIMVSALKVHDGNVKFTVYPEANHDSWTQTYNNPELYEWFLQHWRQQTVG; this is translated from the coding sequence ATGCCGCCACTACAACGACACGTTACTTCTACTGACAGCTATAACTACCTGCTATTTTTACCAGATGGACTGCACCCAGATGGCGATCGCAACGAAATACAACAGGCACTTTTACCAACAATCTTATTTTTACACGGTGCGGGTCAGCGAGGTTCTGACTTAGATGATGTCAGAAAGCACGGTGTCGCCAAGGTTGTAGAACAACAGTCGGATTTTCCCTTCATTGTCATTTCTCCCCAATGTCCGCGCCGTGAATATTGGAATATAGAGCGATTGAGTACCCTTCTAGATGAGGTTATTGCATCCTGTGCTGTCGATCCAGATCGGGTTTACCTGACCGGCTTAAGCATGGGTGGCTACGGAACATGGCATTTAGCAGCAGCACAGCCAGAACGATTTGCTGCGATCGCGCCTATTTGTGGCGGTGGTAATCCCCAAGCAGCAGGTAAGTTGAAAAATCTTCCTGTGTGGGCATTTCACGGAGCCAAAGATAATGTCGTTCCCTTAAGTGAGTCAGAAATTATGGTTTCTGCACTCAAAGTCCACGACGGGAATGTAAAATTTACAGTTTACCCAGAAGCCAATCACGACTCATGGACGCAGACATATAATAACCCAGAATTATATGAGTGGTTTTTACAACATTGGCGGCAGCAGACTGTGGGTTAG
- a CDS encoding RNA polymerase sigma factor, RpoD/SigA family: MNNLSYQSLENEKPLSTVDAVRTYLHEIGRIPLLTNEQEINFAKQVQKMMALLAAKEKLAIQLKRQPTQQEWIENTNIGENSLLQQLAQGHQAKQKMIKANLRLVVSIAKKYQRHNLDFLDLIQEGSLGLERGVEKFDPTKGYKFSTYGYWWIRQAITRAIAEQGRTIRLPIHITEKLNKIKRIQRELTQKLGRTPTAVDIADELSLDPKQIRDYLLLARQPVSLELRVGSDKDIELQDMLEDHGLSPELYADQKFLQQNLQTLLSKLNPQQREILTLRFGLTDENELSLAEIGQRMGISRERVRQIEQQALGSLRRHKDKIHSYL, from the coding sequence ATGAATAATCTATCTTACCAGTCTCTAGAAAATGAAAAACCTTTATCTACTGTTGATGCAGTGCGTACTTATCTTCACGAGATTGGACGTATACCTTTATTGACTAATGAGCAAGAGATTAATTTTGCCAAGCAAGTTCAAAAAATGATGGCTTTACTGGCTGCAAAAGAAAAATTAGCTATTCAATTAAAACGTCAACCAACACAACAAGAGTGGATTGAAAATACAAATATCGGTGAAAATTCACTGCTGCAACAGCTAGCTCAGGGACATCAAGCCAAGCAGAAAATGATTAAAGCTAACCTGCGGCTTGTAGTATCTATTGCTAAAAAGTATCAAAGACATAACCTAGATTTTCTCGACTTAATTCAAGAAGGAAGTTTAGGTTTAGAGCGAGGAGTTGAAAAATTTGACCCGACTAAAGGATATAAATTTTCAACCTATGGCTATTGGTGGATTCGTCAGGCAATTACACGAGCGATCGCCGAACAAGGACGTACTATCCGCTTGCCTATTCATATTACAGAAAAGCTTAACAAAATAAAACGTATTCAACGCGAACTAACTCAAAAATTGGGTCGTACTCCGACAGCAGTTGATATCGCTGATGAACTATCTTTAGATCCAAAACAAATTCGAGATTATTTACTCTTAGCACGTCAACCTGTCTCTTTAGAATTACGAGTTGGCTCAGACAAAGATATAGAATTACAAGATATGTTAGAGGATCATGGACTGTCTCCAGAATTATACGCTGACCAAAAATTCCTCCAGCAAAATCTCCAAACTTTATTGTCAAAATTAAATCCCCAACAACGAGAAATATTAACTTTACGTTTTGGTTTAACAGATGAAAATGAACTTTCTTTAGCTGAGATTGGTCAACGTATGGGTATTAGTCGAGAACGAGTGCGACAGATAGAGCAACAAGCTTTGGGTAGTCTAAGAAGACATAAGGATAAGATACACAGCTATCTATAG
- a CDS encoding alpha/beta hydrolase — MLLHSCFDLLPSLAAEKVTVRYGLFEQSIPVADIRNYGETQKVSGDLKSFLGYFSAKDKQKFQDALQVKMSLDIAALDKLINTGMGKQILSFVSQATVFPTRSAIAGSDRGSIQALRSAIILGAKSPEGLGITSFLEAYPSNQLVLDVSKISQLVSMANLSSGSASAPPKDDVSSSPLGQIALQYQILAAQDKQFSGCLFGDSVSAELGNTLGNGTFNFGLNGLSTISLLEQLKSLIPTKVKCEKAIIAIGGNDAWYGISDELFSKNLQAAIALVRTMGNKQIFLIPAFYSTVAASLDPTLAAPLPRVEQINVLINQVAEAEKVPVEAAGLAPLYENNVLKENLTTDGDHLNAEGLKIYRQALLQILQK, encoded by the coding sequence TTGCTGTTACATAGTTGTTTTGATTTGTTGCCTAGTTTAGCAGCCGAAAAAGTTACTGTCAGGTACGGATTGTTTGAGCAATCGATCCCAGTAGCAGATATACGCAACTATGGCGAGACACAAAAGGTTTCTGGCGATCTAAAATCTTTTTTAGGTTACTTCAGCGCTAAAGATAAACAGAAGTTTCAAGATGCTCTTCAGGTGAAAATGTCCCTTGATATTGCGGCTTTAGATAAGCTGATCAACACAGGAATGGGCAAGCAAATTTTATCTTTTGTTTCCCAAGCGACTGTCTTTCCGACACGTTCTGCGATCGCCGGTAGCGATCGAGGCAGTATCCAAGCGCTACGATCTGCTATTATCTTAGGAGCCAAATCACCTGAAGGTTTAGGAATAACCAGCTTTCTAGAAGCCTATCCTAGTAATCAACTAGTCTTGGACGTATCAAAAATTTCTCAGCTAGTCAGCATGGCCAATTTATCTTCTGGTTCTGCTAGCGCACCGCCGAAAGACGACGTAAGTTCTTCACCGTTAGGGCAAATTGCGCTGCAATATCAGATACTTGCTGCTCAAGATAAACAGTTCTCAGGTTGCTTATTTGGCGATTCTGTTTCGGCTGAACTTGGCAATACTCTTGGGAATGGTACTTTTAATTTTGGGTTAAATGGTCTGAGTACAATCTCTTTACTGGAGCAACTTAAAAGTTTAATTCCTACCAAGGTGAAATGTGAAAAAGCCATTATTGCCATCGGTGGAAACGATGCTTGGTATGGAATTAGTGATGAGTTGTTTAGCAAAAACCTGCAAGCGGCGATCGCACTTGTCAGAACAATGGGAAATAAACAGATTTTTCTGATTCCAGCTTTTTATTCAACAGTTGCAGCCAGCTTAGATCCAACTTTAGCAGCCCCACTTCCTAGAGTCGAACAAATTAATGTTCTGATTAATCAAGTTGCTGAGGCAGAAAAAGTCCCAGTTGAAGCAGCAGGACTAGCACCCTTGTATGAAAATAATGTTCTTAAAGAAAATTTGACAACTGATGGCGACCATCTGAATGCAGAGGGGCTAAAAATTTATCGACAAGCATTATTACAAATTCTGCAAAAGTAA
- a CDS encoding HesA/MoeB/ThiF family protein codes for MSVFFHEQLYRTNAVMTKLKNYPVTICGAGALGANIAENLARSGFDKLTVIDRDRIEERNLSTQPYYRSDVGAFKAKILANNLYRAIGTKVDANTKELTPANTTQLLKDSQLIVDVFDNSVARQAVKDYAEQLSIPCLHAGLSADYAEVIWNDVYRVPSEVNDDVCDYPLARNLVMLTVAVACEAIVSFITTAEQRNFSITQKDLTVQSLFL; via the coding sequence ATGAGTGTCTTTTTTCACGAACAGCTTTACCGCACCAATGCTGTGATGACAAAGTTGAAAAACTATCCTGTAACCATTTGTGGCGCTGGAGCATTAGGAGCTAACATTGCAGAAAACTTAGCTCGGTCTGGTTTTGATAAACTTACAGTGATAGATCGCGATCGCATTGAGGAGCGGAACCTATCGACTCAGCCTTACTACCGTTCTGATGTTGGGGCGTTCAAGGCGAAAATCTTGGCGAACAATTTATATCGAGCAATTGGTACTAAAGTTGATGCTAATACAAAAGAATTGACACCAGCAAATACAACTCAACTACTCAAAGACAGCCAGTTAATTGTCGATGTCTTTGATAATAGTGTGGCGCGTCAAGCAGTGAAAGATTATGCTGAACAATTAAGCATACCTTGTCTTCATGCTGGACTATCGGCTGATTATGCAGAAGTGATTTGGAATGACGTTTATCGCGTTCCTTCTGAGGTTAATGATGATGTTTGCGATTATCCATTGGCGCGAAACCTGGTGATGTTAACTGTTGCTGTGGCGTGTGAGGCGATCGTTTCATTCATTACCACAGCAGAACAGCGTAACTTTAGCATCACCCAGAAGGATCTGACTGTTCAATCTCTATTTTTATAG
- a CDS encoding Rieske 2Fe-2S domain-containing protein has translation MKENFSPNPKIPASRKTRRDFLTYTLGGTAASLAIGYLFPKVSQSHEIGLETLCSLYPKNSRCQNYLPGSLARDKDGKEIQANALLTTAKPGIPILVKGLPDNSVDYLIVQDGPKIAEYAINPTCTHLGCTVEWNLEKNHFICPCHGSQYDSQGRVVHGPAKRALPLITVVVKQNQVSLVDRKPAVDPR, from the coding sequence ATGAAAGAAAATTTTTCTCCAAATCCCAAAATTCCAGCTAGTAGAAAAACGCGCCGCGATTTTTTAACTTACACGCTAGGTGGTACAGCAGCATCATTAGCGATCGGATATCTATTTCCCAAAGTCAGCCAAAGTCATGAGATCGGCCTAGAAACCCTTTGCTCTTTGTATCCAAAGAATTCGCGCTGTCAAAATTATCTTCCCGGATCTCTCGCACGAGACAAAGACGGTAAAGAAATTCAGGCTAATGCATTATTGACAACCGCAAAGCCTGGAATTCCGATTCTTGTAAAAGGCTTACCAGACAATAGCGTTGATTATCTGATCGTTCAAGACGGGCCAAAGATTGCTGAGTACGCCATCAATCCAACTTGTACCCATTTAGGATGTACAGTTGAGTGGAATCTTGAGAAGAATCACTTTATTTGTCCTTGTCATGGATCTCAATACGATTCTCAGGGTCGAGTCGTTCATGGCCCAGCCAAACGAGCTTTACCACTTATCACTGTAGTAGTCAAGCAAAACCAAGTTAGTCTAGTCGATCGCAAACCTGCTGTAGATCCTCGTTAA
- a CDS encoding vWA domain-containing protein, with protein sequence MNTAERDLRLEMLNSLLTTPHRKLEQVAEIHKLIVELDPIFYGHLAVWYQRHGDVRDHKEVFLAHLLTSNLIEHRDAGFMMLQEFPPYQVARVVDFMKQQQNKLPRSARTAVRRYLKTRESNPALFDRAALRGRKAMKHLYASLHIKPNERANAILFGDTPPEGSLANVLKQLAKAENAAEQARLIVEFKIPYTIAVGAIKQLTPVVLVALINSMSPQEAINNLKSLQTRGAMDHPQVKKLIDSKLEAASKSGRVSAFKAQIATDAGDFDADTVAQLEKVTNEQVKRRGAIARPTALLVDKSGSMENAIAIGKQLAALISGITKAELFVYAFDTIPYAITAKGKELTDWERAFQHINAGGGTSIGCALEAMRKKKQVVDQIIIVTDEGENAAPYFGEVYKNYCRELAIMPNVVIVRVGGHYNWVESQLKQQQAPVDTFTFAGDYYSLPNIVPLLTRPSRLDLLMEILDMPLPVREDK encoded by the coding sequence ATGAATACCGCAGAACGCGATCTGCGTCTGGAAATGCTCAACAGTTTGCTCACAACTCCTCACCGCAAACTTGAGCAAGTCGCAGAAATTCACAAGTTAATTGTTGAACTCGATCCCATCTTCTACGGACATCTAGCTGTCTGGTATCAGCGTCATGGCGATGTCCGCGACCATAAAGAAGTATTCTTAGCTCATTTACTCACCAGCAATTTGATTGAACACCGGGATGCTGGATTTATGATGCTGCAAGAGTTTCCGCCTTATCAGGTGGCTCGTGTGGTGGATTTCATGAAGCAGCAGCAAAATAAGCTGCCTCGTTCGGCTCGGACTGCGGTACGGCGTTATTTGAAGACACGGGAGAGCAATCCGGCTCTGTTCGATCGCGCCGCTTTGCGAGGTCGTAAGGCAATGAAGCACTTATATGCTTCACTGCACATCAAGCCAAATGAACGGGCAAATGCGATTCTGTTTGGCGATACACCTCCAGAGGGTTCCTTAGCAAATGTGCTGAAGCAGCTTGCTAAGGCAGAAAATGCCGCAGAACAGGCACGGCTGATTGTGGAGTTCAAAATTCCCTATACGATCGCAGTTGGTGCAATCAAGCAACTTACACCAGTTGTATTGGTGGCGTTAATCAACAGTATGTCTCCTCAAGAAGCGATCAACAACCTCAAGTCTCTCCAGACTAGAGGTGCAATGGATCACCCACAAGTGAAGAAGCTGATTGATTCCAAGCTGGAAGCAGCGTCTAAAAGTGGGCGTGTCTCAGCATTCAAAGCACAAATTGCCACAGACGCAGGAGATTTTGACGCAGACACCGTTGCCCAACTGGAAAAGGTGACAAACGAACAGGTGAAACGGCGTGGTGCGATCGCTCGTCCAACTGCTTTATTGGTAGACAAGTCTGGTTCAATGGAAAATGCGATCGCGATCGGTAAACAACTCGCTGCCCTAATCTCTGGTATCACTAAGGCAGAACTGTTTGTCTACGCCTTCGACACCATTCCTTACGCTATTACAGCAAAGGGCAAGGAGTTGACCGACTGGGAGCGTGCTTTCCAGCACATCAATGCAGGCGGTGGTACTAGCATCGGCTGTGCATTGGAAGCAATGCGGAAGAAGAAGCAGGTAGTTGACCAGATTATCATAGTGACGGATGAGGGCGAAAATGCTGCTCCTTATTTCGGTGAAGTCTACAAGAATTACTGCCGGGAGTTGGCGATAATGCCCAATGTGGTGATTGTCCGTGTAGGTGGTCATTACAACTGGGTGGAGAGTCAATTGAAGCAGCAGCAAGCACCTGTAGATACGTTCACTTTCGCGGGTGATTACTACAGTTTGCCGAATATTGTCCCACTCTTGACTCGCCCCTCTCGTCTGGATTTGCTGATGGAGATTTTGGATATGCCGTTGCCTGTAAGAGAGGATAAGTAG
- a CDS encoding ElyC/SanA/YdcF family protein, with protein MQAKNRRRQKFPKIKLIKRQEMWTLTAQGWAIAIALIAYLIFFTITHVHSFLAVTSPIKSAEILVVEGWLPDYAIQQALTEFKNGSYRLVITTGGSIEKGNYLSEYKNFAEVSAATFEKLGLESEKVVAVPTPMVIKDRSYASAAEFDRWLSNSNLKLQSINLFSLDVHTRRSWLLFRKLLSPKVKVGAIAAETQDYDPNKWWDSSQGVRTIIDEGVAYIYARFLNWKA; from the coding sequence ATGCAGGCAAAAAATCGTCGGCGTCAAAAATTTCCAAAAATCAAACTAATAAAACGCCAAGAAATGTGGACACTTACGGCTCAGGGGTGGGCGATTGCGATCGCTTTGATTGCTTACTTAATATTTTTCACTATCACTCATGTACACTCATTTCTCGCCGTGACTTCCCCGATCAAATCAGCAGAAATATTAGTTGTTGAAGGATGGCTACCAGATTATGCCATCCAACAAGCTTTGACTGAATTTAAAAACGGTTCTTATCGTCTAGTAATTACCACGGGAGGCTCAATAGAAAAAGGAAATTATCTTAGCGAATACAAAAACTTTGCAGAAGTATCAGCTGCCACCTTTGAGAAACTCGGTTTAGAATCGGAGAAGGTGGTAGCTGTTCCTACACCTATGGTAATTAAGGATCGTAGTTATGCATCTGCTGCCGAGTTCGATCGCTGGCTATCTAATTCAAATTTAAAGCTACAATCAATTAATCTTTTTTCTTTGGACGTTCACACTCGTAGAAGTTGGTTGCTGTTCAGAAAACTACTCAGCCCTAAAGTCAAAGTTGGGGCGATCGCTGCTGAAACCCAAGATTACGATCCAAACAAATGGTGGGATTCTAGCCAAGGCGTGCGGACAATTATTGATGAAGGTGTCGCTTATATTTATGCGCGGTTTTTGAATTGGAAAGCCTAA